The Chryseolinea soli genome contains a region encoding:
- a CDS encoding RNA polymerase sigma factor gives MFFDRIGKKTDEELMQQVQRGDDRALTALYERYGTRLLRYFYRMLWKDRERAQDFLHDLFVKVIENATRFQPERKFSTWLYSIAHNMCKNEYRKHAFRKAHGPAPPDESVENLGYAALQDQQFKNALDSALEKLEEADKHLFTLRYEAELNLEEIAAILECPEGTVKSRLFYLKKKLAGYLGAYHPENAMT, from the coding sequence ATGTTTTTTGACCGCATCGGTAAAAAAACCGACGAAGAATTAATGCAACAGGTGCAACGCGGCGACGATCGCGCCTTGACGGCCCTGTATGAGCGCTACGGCACACGACTGCTGCGCTACTTCTATCGTATGCTGTGGAAAGACCGCGAACGCGCCCAAGACTTTCTCCACGATCTGTTCGTGAAGGTGATCGAAAACGCCACGCGCTTTCAACCCGAAAGAAAATTTTCAACCTGGCTGTATTCCATCGCCCACAACATGTGTAAGAACGAATATCGCAAACATGCCTTCCGCAAAGCCCACGGCCCCGCGCCTCCCGACGAAAGTGTGGAGAACCTGGGCTATGCCGCTCTACAAGATCAGCAGTTCAAGAATGCCCTCGACAGCGCCCTCGAAAAACTGGAAGAAGCCGACAAGCACCTGTTCACCCTCCGCTATGAAGCAGAGTTGAATCTCGAAGAAATAGCCGCCATCCTGGAATGCCCGGAAGGAACCGTGAAGTCGAGATTATTCTATTTGAAGAAAAAACTGGCCGGCTACCTGGGCGCCTATCACCCTGAAAACGCAATGACATGA
- a CDS encoding formylglycine-generating enzyme family protein, whose translation MLKLNFVLALMLFSSVLQAASPQPIAAKTKVIKPVAWYEEQARAWEQEMVNQKNSPASWMNYYMASRYAQRPEERLSHIAEDMRAAVPGSFELLCVQAWQETDRTKARQLLDKAYALQPDNAATYASLFLENEFFGQEENRKAFSEKLFSSGQLSQSLLHYSYNVLMSVEKDAVLFTEADHITLPIVVLQDVLKVRPDVKVLSLDLLLEPVYRNRKFGALALQWDDTAVEALTPVEQKKRLCGTLPSQNQAVKFYYTLTLGQENIAAIKNQLYVVGLASQLSTERLDNLAIIKENLENRFLMDYLTVNFDGEGESAAGKVLQTNYLVPMLLLHEHYQKTGDLKHAQYWEGLVVKLAAESGKEALVNNFLAGKTYETTPFVPFPLNLKKIEDDFKLVKDNVYACDAEVTNAEYNNFLGYLQDNKRTETYEKARFDLSQYGEPALSFMKSYIVRSTPSKKKKYFTNHPAINISYQGAQAYCDWLTEQYNNAPGRKYQKVKFRLPSVNEWQVAAASLRNAKSWVLDENMVEVKIFEPGHDISKKYETKVVSMADKDILYPWFRYYNMRNSPLNSRGCSLGNFRYPDHLKPCPGTKATTADGFWLMGPVKSYFPNDIGLYDVVGNVAEMTNEEGKACGGSWNHPPEESTIKSINAYQGPGDDIGFRVFMEVLTK comes from the coding sequence ATGCTGAAATTGAATTTCGTGCTCGCGTTGATGCTATTCTCGTCCGTGCTTCAGGCCGCCTCGCCCCAACCCATCGCCGCGAAGACCAAAGTGATCAAACCCGTTGCCTGGTATGAAGAGCAGGCCCGCGCGTGGGAGCAGGAAATGGTCAATCAAAAAAACAGTCCTGCGTCGTGGATGAACTACTACATGGCCAGTCGCTATGCCCAACGGCCGGAAGAAAGGCTCTCGCACATTGCCGAAGACATGCGTGCCGCCGTGCCGGGATCGTTCGAATTGCTCTGTGTGCAGGCCTGGCAGGAAACCGATCGCACAAAGGCCCGCCAGCTGCTTGACAAAGCCTATGCCTTGCAGCCCGACAACGCCGCCACCTATGCCTCGCTATTCCTGGAGAATGAATTCTTTGGCCAGGAAGAAAACCGAAAAGCGTTTAGTGAGAAACTTTTTAGCAGCGGCCAGCTTTCACAATCGCTTTTACACTATAGTTATAACGTGTTGATGTCGGTGGAGAAAGATGCCGTTCTTTTCACGGAGGCCGATCACATCACGCTGCCCATCGTGGTTCTCCAGGATGTGCTCAAGGTGCGGCCCGACGTAAAGGTACTGAGCCTCGACTTGTTGCTGGAACCGGTCTACCGGAACCGAAAGTTCGGCGCATTGGCCCTGCAATGGGACGACACGGCCGTCGAGGCGTTGACCCCGGTCGAACAAAAGAAACGTCTTTGCGGCACATTGCCCAGCCAAAACCAAGCCGTGAAATTCTATTACACCCTCACCCTGGGGCAGGAAAATATCGCCGCGATCAAAAACCAACTCTATGTTGTCGGGCTGGCCTCGCAGCTCAGCACCGAACGGCTCGACAACCTCGCCATCATCAAAGAGAATTTGGAAAATCGCTTCCTGATGGACTACCTCACCGTGAATTTTGACGGCGAGGGCGAGTCGGCCGCCGGCAAAGTTTTGCAGACCAACTACCTCGTGCCCATGCTGCTGTTGCACGAGCACTATCAAAAAACAGGCGACCTGAAACATGCCCAGTATTGGGAAGGACTCGTAGTGAAACTGGCGGCCGAAAGCGGAAAGGAAGCCCTGGTCAACAACTTTCTCGCCGGCAAAACCTACGAGACCACACCCTTCGTTCCCTTCCCGCTGAACCTGAAAAAAATCGAGGACGATTTCAAACTTGTAAAGGATAACGTCTATGCCTGTGACGCCGAAGTGACCAATGCCGAATACAACAATTTTTTAGGCTATCTTCAGGATAACAAACGCACGGAGACCTATGAAAAGGCCCGGTTCGATCTTTCGCAATACGGGGAACCGGCGCTGTCGTTCATGAAAAGTTATATCGTGCGATCGACGCCGTCAAAGAAGAAAAAATATTTTACAAACCACCCGGCGATCAACATTTCTTACCAGGGGGCACAGGCATATTGCGATTGGCTTACGGAACAATACAACAATGCCCCGGGCCGCAAATATCAAAAAGTGAAGTTCCGGTTGCCGTCTGTGAACGAATGGCAGGTGGCCGCTGCCAGCCTGCGCAACGCCAAGTCGTGGGTGTTGGATGAAAATATGGTCGAGGTGAAAATATTTGAACCGGGACACGACATCTCCAAGAAATATGAAACCAAGGTGGTGTCTATGGCTGATAAAGATATTCTGTATCCGTGGTTCCGGTACTACAACATGCGCAACAGCCCGTTGAATTCCCGTGGATGCTCCCTGGGCAATTTCAGATATCCCGACCACCTCAAGCCCTGCCCGGGAACAAAGGCAACGACCGCCGATGGCTTCTGGCTGATGGGACCCGTGAAGTCGTATTTCCCCAACGACATCGGCCTATACGACGTCGTGGGCAACGTGGCCGAGATGACCAACGAAGAGGGCAAAGCCTGTGGCGGCAGCTGGAATCATCCGCCCGAAGAATCGACCATCAAAAGCATCAATGCCTACCAAGGCCCCGGCGACGATATTGGCTTCCGGGTGTTCATGGAAGTGTTGACAAAATAA
- a CDS encoding DUF2214 family protein, with protein sequence MRTQIFLRILLTLHITGIVIMAGTSFIDYFTFKLFWRFADHGDNRSLGLLPLMSRYGEFVRIGGVIIIATGLAMLLLVKGVWWEQSWFKIKMALVVMVVLNGVLFGNKLGTKFREVITNNSTDFIQQTAPLRTQLNRFYILQLTLFFVIVLVSVLKFSRSEE encoded by the coding sequence ATGAGAACACAGATCTTTCTGCGCATCCTTCTTACCCTGCACATCACCGGCATCGTGATCATGGCAGGCACTTCGTTTATTGATTACTTCACGTTTAAACTTTTTTGGAGGTTTGCCGACCACGGCGATAACCGGTCATTGGGCTTGCTTCCGCTTATGTCGCGCTACGGTGAATTTGTCAGAATAGGGGGTGTCATCATTATTGCCACGGGACTGGCGATGCTCCTCCTGGTGAAAGGCGTCTGGTGGGAACAGTCCTGGTTCAAGATCAAGATGGCCCTGGTGGTGATGGTGGTTTTAAATGGTGTGCTCTTTGGAAACAAGCTCGGAACAAAATTCAGAGAGGTGATAACAAACAACAGTACTGATTTTATTCAACAAACCGCACCCTTGCGTACACAGCTCAATCGCTTTTACATTCTTCAGTTGACCTTGTTTTTTGTCATTGTACTGGTAAGCGTCCTGAAATTTAGCCGGAGTGAGGAGTAA
- a CDS encoding MarR family winged helix-turn-helix transcriptional regulator: protein MNKTVELVRLWGEYEQRHPEATIEDFCRHQASATLRQEKTVVPEGQMQPDLNGALVRLIGRIAKFHGVYTSKAFQGTALDQIEEFGMLVTIFNQKEPIKSEVIFGNILELSSGTNMLIRLMKRGLISEYADKEDKRVKRLRLTAKGEKTLKRAKQLLLKAVAMLVQDLTDDDKQLCLQLLRPIDARFSAIVQKQKNKTFEEIYAENMP, encoded by the coding sequence ATGAACAAGACAGTGGAGCTCGTCCGGCTTTGGGGGGAGTATGAACAGCGCCATCCGGAGGCGACCATAGAAGACTTCTGCCGGCACCAGGCATCTGCCACGCTTCGGCAGGAGAAAACGGTGGTGCCGGAAGGACAAATGCAACCAGACCTGAACGGCGCATTGGTCAGGCTGATCGGCCGGATCGCGAAGTTCCACGGCGTGTATACCAGCAAAGCCTTTCAGGGCACGGCGCTGGACCAGATCGAAGAATTTGGGATGCTGGTCACGATCTTTAATCAGAAGGAGCCGATAAAGTCGGAGGTGATCTTTGGCAATATTTTGGAGCTCTCCAGCGGCACGAACATGCTCATCCGGCTCATGAAGCGCGGGCTGATCAGCGAGTATGCCGACAAAGAAGACAAACGCGTGAAGCGGCTCCGGTTGACCGCGAAGGGTGAAAAAACGCTGAAGCGCGCTAAACAACTTCTGCTCAAAGCGGTGGCCATGCTGGTCCAGGATCTAACCGACGACGACAAGCAGTTGTGTCTGCAATTGCTGCGTCCTATCGACGCGCGATTCAGCGCCATCGTTCAAAAGCAAAAGAATAAAACGTTTGAGGAAATCTATGCGGAAAACATGCCGTGA
- a CDS encoding GAF domain-containing protein produces MYKLINSLTVNSRLRVISILIVIFSLACVLLLWNTSHSYDRDVKEINYLTDLEFRIWQIRNNYNSMRGDIMQVFIADPITQQEYVKGASVLLQERIDQIKESAAGIQKERLDPETLIIYRDFDAALQSYIAFTLDNLPAIQVVQLDDSVEFNRIRNLLVVDLNRHFLVLRDQAIKLIDALQNHKENVILAMDQNRRSNLWFTILLSGSLLMITLLIILAISKSIIAPIQETEQILQRLSSGELPEIKDYAGKDEFSRMLRSLKLFNTHIHYLMDFVKNVAQNNFAVQAQMFEGQGPIAASLVSMRNNLQVAYAAEAQRTWASQGMAELGELLRRQQDSSMLYDSVLSFIVKYLSANQGVLYISDEQQGALDLVAAYAYGRKKHMKSTVNAGEGLAGQVLLEKNLMLLKEIPNDYIKITSGLGEALPRVLVISPLVTNDEVYGVLEIASFKDFDQHQVEFITKISEELAVIVKTTRVNVRTQELLRESQQQAEEMKAQEEEMRQNVEELQATQEGMGRMLKEVQQKEKVFMETLDAIQAPVMVFDRHYKVLQINKGMKRSYAALGLNVEVGADLSTLPLKNGMIMRQYYDRALQGEVFHQRHLLAGSDDTGNTMIDHYAAIRNGEGVVTSGVVIAHETDASKYGTMRVEGGRSYNAVV; encoded by the coding sequence ATGTATAAACTCATCAATAGCCTCACTGTAAATAGCCGGTTGAGAGTAATTTCCATTTTGATCGTCATTTTTTCGCTGGCCTGTGTCTTACTGCTTTGGAATACTTCGCACTCGTATGACCGGGATGTAAAGGAGATCAACTACCTGACCGATCTGGAATTCCGTATTTGGCAAATCCGGAACAACTATAACTCTATGCGCGGCGACATTATGCAGGTATTTATTGCCGATCCCATTACGCAGCAGGAGTATGTGAAAGGCGCCTCCGTGCTCTTGCAGGAACGGATCGATCAGATCAAAGAATCCGCTGCCGGAATCCAAAAAGAGCGCCTGGACCCCGAGACGTTGATCATCTATCGTGATTTCGATGCCGCCCTGCAGTCGTACATCGCTTTCACCCTCGATAATTTGCCCGCGATCCAAGTTGTTCAGTTGGACGACTCCGTTGAATTCAATCGCATCCGAAATCTGTTGGTGGTCGATCTCAACCGTCACTTTCTGGTGCTGAGAGACCAAGCCATCAAGCTCATCGATGCGCTTCAAAACCATAAAGAAAATGTGATCCTGGCCATGGACCAAAACCGGAGAAGTAACCTATGGTTCACGATTTTGCTTTCCGGGTCGCTCCTCATGATCACCCTGCTCATCATTTTAGCCATCAGTAAATCCATCATTGCTCCCATACAAGAGACCGAGCAAATATTGCAACGCCTTTCTTCGGGCGAGCTTCCGGAAATAAAGGACTACGCCGGGAAGGATGAATTTTCCCGGATGCTCAGGTCCCTTAAGCTTTTTAATACGCACATCCATTACCTCATGGACTTTGTGAAGAATGTGGCCCAAAACAATTTTGCCGTGCAGGCTCAGATGTTCGAAGGTCAGGGGCCCATCGCCGCGTCGTTGGTGAGCATGCGTAACAACTTGCAAGTGGCTTATGCGGCAGAGGCGCAGCGCACGTGGGCGTCGCAGGGAATGGCCGAATTGGGCGAGCTGCTGAGAAGGCAACAGGACTCCAGCATGTTATACGACAGCGTGCTGAGCTTCATCGTGAAATATCTTTCCGCCAATCAGGGGGTCTTATATATCAGCGACGAGCAGCAAGGCGCACTCGATCTGGTGGCCGCCTATGCCTATGGCCGGAAGAAACACATGAAATCGACGGTCAATGCCGGCGAGGGATTGGCGGGCCAGGTCTTACTGGAGAAAAACCTGATGCTGCTGAAAGAAATTCCAAATGACTACATCAAGATTACCTCCGGCCTCGGTGAGGCATTGCCTCGCGTGCTGGTCATTTCGCCCCTTGTGACAAACGATGAAGTGTATGGCGTTTTGGAGATTGCCAGCTTTAAAGACTTCGATCAACACCAGGTGGAGTTTATAACGAAGATCAGCGAAGAGTTGGCCGTCATTGTCAAGACTACCCGGGTAAATGTGCGTACACAGGAATTGCTCCGGGAGTCGCAGCAACAAGCCGAAGAGATGAAAGCGCAAGAGGAAGAGATGCGTCAGAATGTGGAGGAACTGCAGGCCACGCAAGAGGGGATGGGGCGCATGCTGAAGGAGGTTCAACAAAAAGAGAAGGTATTCATGGAAACGCTGGATGCCATCCAGGCGCCGGTCATGGTCTTTGACAGGCACTATAAAGTGCTCCAAATCAACAAGGGTATGAAAAGATCTTACGCGGCCCTGGGCCTGAATGTGGAAGTGGGCGCCGACCTTTCAACTTTGCCATTGAAAAATGGGATGATCATGAGACAGTACTATGACCGGGCGCTGCAGGGCGAGGTATTTCACCAACGGCATCTTTTGGCAGGAAGTGATGACACCGGCAACACGATGATCGACCATTATGCTGCCATTCGCAATGGTGAGGGTGTCGTCACCTCAGGTGTTGTGATCGCCCATGAAACGGATGCATCAAAATATGGAACGATGCGCGTGGAGGGCGGCCGGTCATACAACGCCGTCGTATAG
- a CDS encoding GNAT family N-acetyltransferase, with amino-acid sequence MMNTPHTVRNATPNEFEAIGKLMVNVYSQLEGFPKESEQPQYYQMLASVGTLTAKPETELLVAVSESGHIAGAVVYFGDMKYYGSGGTATRELHSSGFRLLAVDPSIRNQGIGKLLVNAGIRKTRDKNLHQLIIHTTRAMLTAWKMYETMGFKRSEDLDFKQGELPVFGFRLKMD; translated from the coding sequence ATGATGAACACGCCCCACACCGTAAGAAACGCAACCCCCAACGAATTCGAAGCTATTGGAAAACTAATGGTCAACGTCTACTCCCAATTGGAGGGATTTCCAAAGGAGTCGGAGCAACCTCAATATTATCAGATGCTGGCTTCGGTGGGAACATTGACGGCCAAGCCTGAAACCGAACTCCTCGTGGCGGTCTCCGAGAGCGGCCATATCGCCGGGGCCGTGGTTTATTTCGGCGACATGAAATACTATGGCTCGGGTGGCACAGCCACCCGAGAACTTCACAGCTCCGGATTCCGATTGCTTGCCGTCGATCCCTCCATACGCAACCAAGGCATTGGCAAGCTTCTCGTGAACGCCGGCATCCGGAAAACCCGCGACAAAAATCTACACCAACTGATCATCCACACCACCCGGGCGATGCTCACCGCCTGGAAGATGTATGAGACCATGGGCTTCAAGCGATCCGAAGACCTGGATTTTAAACAGGGCGAACTCCCTGTTTTTGGATTCAGGCTGAAGATGGATTAA
- a CDS encoding DUF6934 family protein, translating into MNSEHYPLRASDDYLSYSFLSLGHRGPILKVITFDPIEAEPHQVFNLSLADTVNATKQIRDDVISDNGDKNKIIETVAESINIFSGHYFKAYILIRGNSSSRNRMYQNGHCESVGKDSIAV; encoded by the coding sequence ATGAATTCAGAGCACTATCCACTCAGGGCAAGTGATGACTATCTGTCCTACTCATTTCTGAGCCTCGGGCATAGAGGACCGATTCTTAAGGTAATAACCTTCGATCCAATAGAGGCCGAACCTCATCAGGTATTTAACTTGTCGTTGGCGGATACAGTCAACGCGACAAAACAAATTAGAGATGACGTGATTTCGGATAATGGTGACAAGAACAAGATCATCGAGACGGTTGCTGAATCGATAAATATCTTTAGCGGACATTATTTCAAAGCCTACATTCTTATTCGGGGAAACTCGTCATCCAGAAATAGAATGTACCAAAATGGCCATTGCGAGTCGGTTGGAAAAGATTCGATTGCGGTATGA
- a CDS encoding DUF6934 family protein, with protein MAIASRLEKIRLRYEIYGLTKMGWQAFLKNQNYEGFLLRRND; from the coding sequence ATGGCCATTGCGAGTCGGTTGGAAAAGATTCGATTGCGGTATGAGATCTATGGATTGACCAAAATGGGTTGGCAGGCTTTTCTTAAAAATCAAAATTATGAGGGCTTTTTGCTGAGGAGAAATGATTAA
- a CDS encoding TerB family tellurite resistance protein produces MDNHQQKISHLKALYHLAAADGVLSKVEGIYIKNVAERLGVSPGELMNFDPKMEPTLELPDREYKIYALFHRLAIIIMIDDAIDEREKHYCFTLGIKMGLHPNAVGEIIDHVIARGSMNVTPSEVMNIFRKYLN; encoded by the coding sequence GTGGACAATCACCAGCAAAAAATCTCCCACCTCAAAGCACTTTACCATCTTGCCGCGGCCGACGGTGTTTTGTCAAAGGTTGAAGGGATCTATATAAAGAATGTGGCCGAGCGGCTTGGCGTAAGTCCCGGGGAGCTGATGAATTTTGATCCTAAAATGGAACCAACGCTGGAACTACCGGACAGGGAGTATAAAATTTACGCGCTGTTTCACCGGCTTGCCATCATCATCATGATCGACGATGCGATTGACGAGCGTGAGAAACATTACTGTTTTACATTGGGTATAAAAATGGGACTTCACCCAAACGCTGTGGGCGAGATTATAGATCACGTTATTGCCAGGGGATCGATGAATGTAACGCCTTCGGAGGTAATGAATATTTTTAGAAAGTACTTGAATTGA
- a CDS encoding S8 family peptidase — MLFPHLKKSLLASSLVCCLIPGFSQERSVDKLDAKYLNWQNHDPATDRELGASVNKAYRELLANKTPKKVVVVAVIDGGVDIDHEDLQGKIWVNEDEIPGNNIDDDNNGYIDDVHGWNFIGNKNGENVHYENYEFTRIFKTGSGPFYERAKKLQEEAIVKHTKEKESIARFETLYFEAKATIKTKTGIEVNSLKDLDRVMPEYGEPVMRAKRFLLPRYEQGFSEKGLEDYKRYNKSVLEKYLNPDLNARALVGDDPTDINDVAYGNPDVKGPRADHGTSVAGIIAAVRNNNLGIDGIATEVRIMCLRSTPEGDERDKDVALAIRYAVNNGADIINMSFGKPLSPQKKFVDDAVKLAEEKDVLLIHGAGNDGNNIDNVESYPSDRYLNGVEATTWINIGASSSADGEATAADFSNYGKKHVDLFAPGVHIISTDTSSHYSMNDGTSLSAPVVAGVAALVLSYYPDLTSKQLIQVLLESSYKINHKVLQPNKSGAKPKKVKFNTLSKSGGIVNAYEALQQAEGLK, encoded by the coding sequence ATGTTGTTTCCCCATCTAAAAAAATCCCTCCTGGCTTCCAGTCTTGTTTGTTGTCTCATTCCCGGTTTTTCGCAGGAACGATCGGTCGATAAACTTGACGCCAAATACTTGAATTGGCAAAATCATGACCCGGCAACGGACAGGGAGTTGGGCGCCAGCGTTAACAAAGCCTACCGCGAACTGCTCGCGAACAAGACGCCCAAAAAAGTAGTGGTGGTTGCCGTGATCGACGGCGGCGTCGACATTGACCACGAAGACCTGCAGGGAAAGATCTGGGTGAATGAAGACGAGATCCCCGGCAACAACATCGACGATGACAACAACGGTTACATTGACGACGTTCACGGCTGGAACTTCATTGGTAATAAAAACGGAGAGAATGTGCATTACGAGAACTACGAATTCACACGCATTTTCAAGACGGGAAGCGGCCCCTTCTATGAGCGCGCAAAAAAATTACAGGAAGAGGCCATAGTCAAACATACAAAAGAAAAAGAGAGTATTGCCAGGTTTGAAACACTCTACTTCGAGGCCAAGGCCACGATAAAAACCAAAACAGGCATTGAGGTCAATTCCCTAAAAGATCTGGACAGGGTAATGCCCGAATACGGCGAGCCTGTGATGAGAGCCAAACGCTTTCTATTGCCGCGCTATGAGCAGGGCTTTAGTGAAAAGGGTCTCGAGGATTACAAAAGATACAACAAAAGTGTGCTCGAAAAATATCTGAATCCAGACCTGAACGCGCGTGCGCTGGTGGGCGACGATCCCACCGATATAAACGACGTGGCTTATGGAAACCCCGACGTGAAAGGTCCGCGCGCTGATCACGGTACATCTGTCGCGGGCATCATCGCTGCCGTTCGCAACAACAACCTGGGTATCGATGGCATTGCCACAGAGGTCAGGATCATGTGCCTCCGTTCAACGCCCGAAGGAGACGAACGCGACAAGGATGTTGCGTTGGCCATACGGTATGCCGTAAACAACGGTGCCGACATCATAAACATGAGTTTTGGAAAGCCCCTCTCTCCTCAAAAGAAATTTGTTGACGACGCCGTGAAACTGGCCGAGGAAAAAGATGTCCTGCTCATACACGGTGCGGGAAATGATGGCAACAACATCGACAACGTGGAAAGCTATCCCAGCGATCGCTATCTGAACGGCGTCGAGGCCACCACCTGGATAAACATCGGTGCCTCATCGTCCGCCGACGGGGAAGCCACCGCGGCCGATTTTAGCAACTACGGAAAAAAACACGTCGACCTGTTTGCCCCGGGCGTACACATCATCTCAACCGACACCAGTAGCCACTACAGCATGAACGACGGCACCAGCCTCTCGGCACCGGTAGTAGCAGGCGTTGCAGCGCTTGTCTTGTCCTATTATCCTGACCTGACGAGCAAGCAATTGATCCAGGTTTTACTGGAGTCATCTTATAAAATCAATCACAAAGTCTTGCAGCCTAACAAATCCGGAGCGAAACCGAAAAAAGTGAAGTTCAACACACTTTCAAAAAGTGGAGGCATCGTCAACGCCTATGAAGCCCTTCAACAGGCGGAAGGCCTGAAGTGA